The following are from one region of the Phycisphaeraceae bacterium genome:
- the ubiA gene encoding putative 4-hydroxybenzoate polyprenyltransferase — MNEVATRAPSSRVMMVLRDIKLAHSVFALPFAVLSAFLARDAEDPTSKFAMQLVLVVWCMIAARTFAMVVNRVADIRWDAANPRTARRAFAVGVLSKRDGVVALLICGALFVAGAAGFGVLFSNWWPAMLAMPVLGWVALYSFTKRFTILCHLFLGGALAASPIAAALAVRPESLVEIAAVWWFAGMVAFWVAGFDVIYALQDLDFDRSAKLHSVPARFGVSGAAWISRGLHALAFACLVMAWQADDRLELLTAAAVALIGVLLIAEHVVLHRRGKAGLEMAFFTINGIVSCVLGVLGSIDLMV; from the coding sequence ATGAATGAGGTTGCAACACGAGCGCCGTCCTCGCGCGTCATGATGGTCCTGCGCGACATCAAACTGGCGCATTCGGTTTTTGCACTCCCCTTTGCGGTGTTGTCGGCGTTTCTGGCGCGCGATGCCGAAGATCCAACCAGCAAGTTTGCCATGCAACTGGTGCTGGTGGTCTGGTGCATGATTGCTGCCAGAACCTTCGCGATGGTCGTCAATCGCGTTGCGGACATTCGATGGGATGCAGCCAATCCGCGTACAGCCCGTCGTGCGTTCGCGGTCGGGGTGCTCTCGAAGCGCGATGGCGTCGTCGCGCTCCTGATCTGCGGGGCGCTGTTCGTTGCAGGTGCAGCGGGGTTTGGCGTGCTGTTCTCAAACTGGTGGCCCGCGATGCTCGCCATGCCCGTGCTGGGCTGGGTTGCCCTCTACTCATTCACCAAGAGATTCACGATTCTCTGTCATCTCTTCCTCGGGGGGGCGCTGGCAGCCTCGCCGATTGCAGCGGCTCTTGCGGTCAGGCCAGAATCGCTCGTGGAAATAGCTGCGGTCTGGTGGTTCGCGGGCATGGTGGCGTTCTGGGTCGCCGGATTCGATGTCATCTACGCACTCCAGGATCTTGACTTCGATCGCAGCGCGAAACTGCACAGCGTGCCAGCGCGGTTTGGCGTCAGCGGAGCAGCATGGATCAGTCGCGGGCTGCACGCACTCGCCTTCGCATGTCTCGTCATGGCGTGGCAGGCCGACGACAGATTGGAGTTGCTCACTGCAGCCGCAGTAGCGTTGATTGGAGTGCTGCTCATCGCCGAGCATGTGGTGCTGCATCGACGCGGGAAGGCGGGTCTGGAAATGGCATTCTTCACGATCAACGGTATTGTCAGTTGCGTACTTGGCGTGCTGGGGTCGATCGATCTGATGGTGTGA
- a CDS encoding AAA family ATPase translates to MSEPPHSPTGDLARLRSLFKSGHPAISIITSEECDARELVLEHARATGEYVWEWTLLKGVHNPLAPDEQPIPETTNPSAAMFWLSKRDLPCIVVLFDMAGHLSDPHALRALRDLIAAAGRTNAHIVLIDHHDGFPDVINAHVTPFELRLPSAEDIEATIRQTLKTLHRRNPIKIELTTRQYQTIVKNLCGLTRRHVEQIVRDVVSEDRRFDAADLNQILASKRRLMSRGGLLEFVESPASLDEVGGLDVLKQWLRERENSFSEDAAEFGLTPPRGVLMLGVQGAGKSLCAKAIATAWHRPLLRMDPGSLYDRYVGESERRLRAALQQAEAVAPVVLWIDEIEKAFASAAAHSTDGGLSQRMFGTLLTWMQDHIAPVFVVATANNIDALPPELLRKGRFDEIFFVDLPMHAARERIFAVHLNRRGRKAEQYDLDFLARATEGYSGAEIEQAVISAMHSSFANKVELTTELLAASAAKSPPLSVTMAEKVTKLRAWARDRCVHAG, encoded by the coding sequence GTGAGCGAACCTCCCCATAGCCCGACGGGTGATCTTGCCCGGCTCCGATCGCTGTTCAAGTCGGGCCATCCTGCGATCTCGATCATCACATCGGAAGAGTGCGACGCCCGCGAACTCGTGCTCGAGCACGCTCGCGCCACGGGGGAGTACGTCTGGGAATGGACACTTCTCAAGGGCGTCCACAATCCGCTCGCGCCCGACGAACAGCCGATCCCCGAGACGACCAATCCGAGCGCCGCGATGTTCTGGCTGAGCAAGCGGGACCTGCCGTGCATTGTCGTGCTTTTCGATATGGCTGGGCATCTGTCGGACCCGCACGCGCTGCGTGCGCTGCGCGATCTGATCGCGGCTGCGGGCCGAACGAATGCGCACATCGTCTTGATCGATCATCACGACGGATTCCCTGATGTGATCAACGCTCATGTCACCCCGTTCGAGTTGCGTCTGCCCTCGGCTGAAGACATCGAAGCGACAATCCGACAAACGCTCAAGACGCTCCATCGGCGCAACCCGATCAAGATCGAACTGACAACACGTCAGTACCAGACCATCGTGAAGAATCTGTGCGGCTTGACGCGTAGGCATGTTGAGCAGATCGTGCGCGATGTCGTGAGTGAGGATCGGCGCTTCGACGCTGCGGATCTGAACCAGATTCTGGCAAGCAAGAGGAGGCTGATGTCGCGTGGGGGGCTGCTCGAGTTTGTCGAATCGCCCGCGTCGCTCGACGAAGTCGGCGGGCTTGATGTGCTCAAACAATGGCTGCGCGAGCGTGAAAACTCGTTCTCGGAGGATGCAGCGGAGTTTGGACTGACTCCGCCGCGCGGCGTGCTGATGCTCGGGGTGCAGGGCGCGGGCAAGAGTCTGTGCGCCAAGGCGATCGCGACGGCATGGCACAGGCCGCTCCTGCGCATGGACCCCGGCTCGCTTTATGACCGCTATGTTGGTGAATCGGAGCGCAGGCTTCGGGCGGCACTTCAGCAGGCCGAGGCTGTGGCGCCAGTCGTGCTCTGGATCGATGAGATCGAGAAAGCGTTTGCATCGGCAGCAGCCCATTCGACCGATGGCGGGCTGAGCCAGCGCATGTTTGGCACGCTGCTGACATGGATGCAGGATCACATCGCACCGGTGTTCGTGGTCGCAACTGCAAACAACATCGATGCGCTCCCGCCAGAACTGTTGCGCAAAGGAAGATTTGACGAAATCTTTTTTGTGGACCTGCCAATGCATGCGGCACGCGAGCGCATTTTCGCGGTGCACCTCAATCGCCGCGGACGCAAGGCTGAGCAGTACGATCTCGATTTTCTGGCTCGCGCGACCGAGGGCTACAGCGGCGCAGAAATCGAACAAGCAGTCATCAGCGCGATGCACAGTTCATTTGCAAACAAGGTCGAACTGACGACAGAACTGCTTGCCGCATCGGCTGCCAAAAGTCCGCCTCTGTCCGTAACCATGGCAGAGAAAGTAACCAAGCTCCGAGCGTGGGCCCGCGACCGGTGCGTACACGCGGGATAA
- a CDS encoding S8 family serine peptidase: protein MTMYTTLFTGFRSIRSRRIGRLTGFLVLCGLAAAVSSGPTREQPSTQVAQAEIFSTVPIPGRIGRVMVENPQMSRSRAMVVNPGVPGVDASASFDIAARVIVDGDLAEVARAAGRGAKVVPAPTPGFVYVETRTVAEAVALAGRLMNHPRLGSVELDVEQPRAERLPTDPFFPGQWNLRNLANPLADVRAVGAWDAGYTGAGVVVGVIELSWQTDHTDLAANFVAAASMPPSVVTAHATSVAGIIAADDNGIGGVGIAYNAGLSRLIYGLASQNADAFLFRNDLNDIKNNSWGPLDNGRIHKIAAIEAAALQEAARTGRGGLGEVMVWAAGNGGLSDRVDYDPYASSRFTLAIGAIGDQNLRANYNELGSSMLAVAHSSGNVRNVFSTTSSFGYTTTFGGTSASAPLAAGAIALMLEANPMLSWRDVQHIIINTARRIDEPDETWIRNGAGRWVSENYGYGAIDAHAAVLAAEQWQSVGPEVVSDSGIATVNQAIPDLNFTGLSIDVVLDRLIRIESVELILNIDSTRIGDLHIELLSPSGTLSVFATSRNDPTSDLVDHVFTTLRSWDESSAGTWTIRISDQRENIQSTWIDARVKAYGTQWASECRPDLTGDGTLTIHDVQAFLNAYHTQDPVADFTGDEIVNFFDLLAYLNLFSLGCP, encoded by the coding sequence ATGACCATGTACACCACCCTGTTTACGGGATTTCGCTCCATCCGTTCCCGCCGTATCGGACGTCTGACCGGATTTTTGGTTCTCTGCGGCCTGGCGGCAGCGGTGTCGAGCGGACCGACGCGCGAGCAACCTTCGACCCAGGTGGCACAGGCCGAGATATTCTCGACGGTGCCCATCCCGGGCCGCATCGGACGGGTAATGGTTGAAAACCCCCAAATGTCGCGTTCCAGGGCGATGGTCGTCAATCCTGGGGTGCCAGGGGTTGATGCGTCGGCATCCTTTGATATCGCAGCCCGGGTGATCGTTGATGGAGACCTTGCCGAAGTTGCTCGTGCAGCCGGGCGCGGCGCGAAGGTTGTACCTGCGCCAACACCAGGTTTTGTGTATGTCGAAACTCGGACAGTCGCGGAGGCGGTCGCGCTCGCAGGCCGGCTGATGAATCATCCACGTCTTGGGTCGGTCGAGTTAGACGTTGAGCAGCCTCGAGCAGAGCGCCTGCCGACGGACCCGTTCTTTCCCGGGCAGTGGAACTTACGCAACCTTGCCAATCCGCTGGCCGATGTCCGTGCGGTGGGGGCTTGGGATGCGGGATACACCGGAGCCGGGGTTGTGGTGGGAGTGATCGAACTCAGTTGGCAGACGGATCACACCGATCTGGCAGCAAATTTTGTCGCTGCGGCATCGATGCCACCGAGTGTCGTGACGGCGCATGCCACGAGTGTTGCGGGAATCATCGCAGCCGATGACAACGGAATCGGGGGCGTCGGCATCGCGTACAACGCGGGATTGTCCCGTTTGATCTATGGCTTGGCGTCGCAGAACGCCGACGCGTTTCTGTTCCGAAACGACCTCAACGACATCAAGAACAACTCGTGGGGCCCGCTCGACAACGGGCGCATCCACAAGATCGCTGCGATCGAGGCCGCAGCGCTGCAAGAAGCCGCCAGAACCGGGCGCGGCGGACTCGGCGAAGTCATGGTCTGGGCTGCGGGCAATGGCGGCCTGAGCGATCGCGTGGATTACGACCCCTATGCGTCGAGCAGGTTTACGCTGGCCATCGGGGCCATTGGCGATCAGAATCTGCGAGCCAACTATAACGAACTCGGCTCATCGATGCTCGCCGTTGCGCATTCAAGCGGCAATGTGCGCAATGTGTTCTCGACGACAAGTTCGTTCGGCTATACGACGACGTTTGGCGGCACGAGCGCCTCGGCACCGCTCGCAGCGGGCGCGATCGCCCTGATGCTCGAAGCCAATCCCATGCTTTCGTGGCGTGATGTGCAGCACATCATCATCAACACCGCACGGCGCATCGACGAGCCGGATGAAACCTGGATCCGCAATGGCGCGGGGCGATGGGTCAGCGAAAACTACGGCTACGGCGCAATCGATGCTCACGCAGCAGTCCTGGCAGCCGAGCAATGGCAGAGCGTCGGCCCCGAAGTCGTTTCGGACAGCGGGATCGCGACAGTCAATCAGGCGATCCCCGACCTGAATTTCACGGGGCTTTCCATCGATGTCGTTCTCGATCGGCTCATTCGCATCGAATCGGTCGAACTGATTCTGAACATCGATTCGACACGCATCGGCGATCTGCACATCGAACTGCTCAGCCCGTCGGGCACGCTGAGCGTCTTTGCGACCTCGCGCAACGATCCGACGAGCGACCTGGTCGATCACGTGTTCACAACGCTACGGTCGTGGGATGAATCGTCTGCGGGAACATGGACCATTCGCATCTCCGACCAGCGAGAGAACATCCAATCGACATGGATCGATGCGCGCGTCAAGGCATACGGGACGCAATGGGCCAGCGAATGCCGGCCCGACCTCACTGGCGACGGCACTCTGACCATCCACGACGTGCAGGCATTCCTCAACGCGTACCACACACAGGATCCGGTAGCCGACTTTACTGGAGACGAGATCGTCAACTTCTTCGACCTGCTGGCCTACCTCAACCTGTTCTCGCTCGGCTGCCCCTGA